The sequence GTGTTTTTTCCCCTATTTCAATACCATTAGATCACGTGAgacccatatatttttatgaaaattgacataTATCTTGATGATtcaatggttgatatttgaccgCATAATGGGGGGAGAAGTACTCCAAATGTAGCATAAAATAATCCAACATAAACAATATTACGTCCTATCGTCATGAAAACAAAAGAGGTTAAATCCactattaataaatatttaaacattttttttgagaaaataataattgaaCATTGACAATGAAAATGATTATCAATTGTGATTTTTGggcttatattttatattggaaaacacttttaattattattgcacCGAGTTCAAATGGGTACACGGATCTTGTAAAACGGTCCATACAAATTTGGATCTTTAATTAGGGTTAGGGTTTTGAGATACGCCCTCAGCGCCACTCTCCCCTCTATAAATTCAGCTCATCGCCGTCTCTCTTCTGACATCGTCCTGTAAGTGTATTAGCTTGTTTTATGCTCGATTCCTGCCTCTTGCTTCTCCAATTTCGGTTTTTGTTTTACAGGGGATTTAATTTTCTAGTATATCTCggatttcattttgttttttgatTTAAATGTCAGATGTAAACAAGGGTGAGTAGCGATGATTATAAACAATTCCTCGTACTGAATGCTGTTGCCACAGCTTGACAGACTCTTTTACACCCATAGAATATGAGCTACCACCCATTTATATCTGTTTTCtatgtattttgtttatttcttgaattttctgtATGATTTGTCAGCATGTTATGTTGTTCCTGAATCCCTGATTACTACTGTGCGTCATAATTGACACTCAGAATGGTGATTCATGGACATAATGCTGTTGGAAACGTTGGAAACGAGAGTGAAACCTTTGGATGGGAGGTTTTGTTTTGAgaatggatttttcaaaatccaTTGTTTTGGTAGGAATTAGGAAAAATATGTGcggataaaatatttctaaTTTGTGGATATACAGCTTATTCAAATAAATCGGTTGAGTTGTAAAGATTCGAAAGTTTCTACTTCCTAATAAACCCATCAAAAGAGAATTCACATGAGAAAATGGGGGATGAGAGTAGATCCTAAAAAGCTTGTTAATTGCCATTGTAAATCTAAAGTCATGCTCCCCTGAACCTTGTACAGAATAAAAAATCGTATCTTGTTTGATGAATCGTTCcacttgaaattttttatatactATTTTACATTGAAATGCTCGAGAAATTTGAATCTGGGATTGAGTATAGGTGATTGCATTTGTGCATGTACAATGATTGAGTTCCCTTCCCTTTTGTGCCACCTATTTTATCTTACCAAGAGAGGGGTTATGTTCGACTAATTTATTGGTTCATAAGATCTTCAGTATGCTTGCTTTTATTTCCGCCTCGACCTCGCACCATCACGTATTCtattatttttgaagtttttttttgttggtgAAAACTTGTAATTAGAAGGAGTTGGTCTTGTCAACAGCATAGCAAACCATACTATATTTGCTATGTGTATTTGGCCACTCCTCATATCAATTTCTGGTGGTGTTTAAAGCCCGATTTGACGGAAGTGATGCTAGAAACGAGGGTTACGCACACCTCCAAAGTCCTTATTAATGTGTATCATGTCTCTCCTTTTAACAAAAGATATTTCTTTGCATCATCTGCTCTAAACTCTGAAGTGTCTCGCTTTTCTTTCTCACCATGGCGTCAATTTCTGCCAACACAATGCTCGAGTTTTATTAGTTAACTGATATAGTTATACAGTATTTATAAGCATTAATGCATTATAGTTCtggtttatttaaaaaatttgaggtGCTTTGCTTAATACTCCAACATGTGAAGGAATATTTTATGTCGGATATATGGTCTCCAATTTTGGTGTAGAATCCTAGCTCAATAACATTTTTTCAATCGTTGGATTGGACGAGTTCAAGACTTGTAGCTGGTGGGATTTGCTCCGGCCTAGCATAAATTCAGTGCTTGTCACTTGTCAGAGAACTTGACTGGCCTGGAATATTTTATAAAGTACATCGCCTTATACCCCGAGATTTCTTAATAATATGACTATGGGACGATAGAACCGGATATTTGCTGTTTATTCACTGTCCAGATTTGAGCTGAGTTTTCGTGGTTAGCCCAATTGTATCTTGGAAATTGAACTATTTTGGGCTTGATCAGTACTTACGGTTCGAGTAGATTTGACtagatttttttatatatattgtagAGTATATGCTCTAATATATCACTTGATGTTAAGTATTTCGATTTATTCTTGTAAATGGGTGTTCAAATATCCCGTTCTATGTTTTCATGCCAAAATCATTATATAGACGTTGCTAACTCATGAAACTGCATTTGCCACAGAAATGCACCCGACCCatgcaaaataattttcgaacatGTTTTGTACGTTTTGTCCGCTTGGAAACCGTATATTTCAAATTCGACAAAGGGCCGATGTGTTGGTTCGATCAGCTCTGGAATTTAATTAATGCTTCTACGAAATATCTATCGTAGAACAGTGTACCTGGGCCACTCAGATAATAAagcaagtaaaaaaaaaaaaagatttcgtGAACCCTCGAATAAGATTTTCAGGGTCCATTAAATTGTTTAGCTCATTACGTATATTGCCACAGGCGCGAATGATATCTTTTCTGAATATAGTCTCTCAGGTGGTATAGCTTGAATATTGGTCGAGTTTTCCAAGCTAATAGTAACAACTCATTGAAAAAGATCACCGTAGGACCCTTCCTTTtgatatgtatgtatgtatgggTACGAGTTCTGTTGGaaaattgatatgaatttacaAAAGGAAATAATTAGTGTTTTCTATTAAGTATTTATCATAATAGaggaaaaaacaaacaaaaaagatTTTAGAATATTTGAATCGAGTAATTTACTAACTATAGGAAATAGAAACTTCATACATGATGCGGCCAACCACCAAATTCAACTTACAATAAGAACTCTCAACGGCAAATTTGCCTTAAAAAGGTGCTGGAATTTTAAATCCACCAAATAAACTTTACCCGATCCATGCAAGCAAGGTCCCTACTTAGCATGATTCCTCCCAACCAACCTAAAGAAAAATGTTTGATGTCAATCCACCGAACATAattcattattaatttattagcCAGTGACTTTAAAATAACACCTACTGATCCAAATTTAGTACACAAATTAAATTAGGCAATAAATGCCTCGCATCAAGGTCCCACAACAAAACCataaaaacaagtaaaaataaaattacatgCAAACTTTGTTCCAAAACTTGGTCACTTTTGAAACAAGTTAACCATCACAGTTTACGCGGATTTGTTACACCTGGAACGATGAGTCCATCTCTCAGACTTACGACATCGAGGCTTTTGTTGGTCTCGGCCTGTGGACTACTCCCGGCACTGCTGTTGGAAAGTGAACCGAATGCGCCCCTCTGCAAAACTCCGGTAGGGGATGATGCCAAATGAGAGCTATTATCCCAGCCCTCCATTAAATTGAGTGCTTTATTGTTCTTGCACTCGATCGAGATGTTATTTGTGTTGTGCAAAACCTCTCCCAGGGGACCTGCAATCGAAGGTTCCCAAGAAATCGGGATCCAATTTGTTTCCCTTTGGTGTTTTTCGCCAGGCATCAAGCCAACACCCGAGCTTCCTTCGACTGCTTGATGTTCTCTTGATAAAGTTAATAGAGAGGTTTCAAGTTTGTTTGTTGTGGGAGATGATCGAGGCAAGAAGGTTGAAGTATCGACTGGGATCGAGATGGAAAGCTGTGTTCTGTCTGGCTGTGGATCAGGTTCGAGCCAGGGAACAGCCGAGCGTTGTTCAGACAACTTGTTTTTCGGCCACTCATCCATGAACTGCCGGAGAGAATGCTGTGGGTCGTCTTTGTCGTTGTTGACGTCGGCATCACTGTAGTTTCTGCAAGTCACACCGGTTGAGCTCCTGTTTAGAGGGTTGATTAAAGAATCAGAACTTACTAATCCAAACTCCCGGTGACAATATTCATCATCATATGCACTCTGCTTTTTGGAGATGGAGCAATGATTTTCTTGGAGATTTTTTCCTGAAGACGCCTTGGAGAGAATTGCCATATGTTGATACACCCCGCCCACGTTATCCATGTTTGGAAGACTTGAAGAAGGAAACAAATGAAGGGCGGTTTAATATAAATACAAGAAACACAGACAGAAACGCCCACTACGGAATACTTCATGCCAGTGTCTAGTGTTATTTCAGTTCCAGAGCGCATCAAAACTTAAAACTTTCTAACGATTTACTCGCCACAACCCAAAATCAAGCACACACACTGCAGAGCTATAGAATGCTGCATAATTTACCTGTTGGCATTGGATACATCAACCTGCTGGTTATTGAGTTGGCGATGTGAGAGACCAAGGTTATTGGATACACCACCGGCAGGCACCACAGACGCCGAAGCAGAGGAAGTGATTGGTGTCGGCTTGGCATTCGTCTTAGTAATACCGGAGGCGGAATGGCCAGATTGGCCTTCCACAGGCTTTCTTGAACGGTGGCGGCCTCTGTTCATGTGCCGCTCACAGTATTTCTGATCAGTAACTGCATCCCTAGAGCATCGCCATTTCTTTCCATCTGTCCTGCGGCATCTTCCAGGCTCAGGATCAGTGTTGGGGAATCCAAGATGAAAGGCACCCCATCCCACTGTTAAGAAACCATGTAAAACATATTCGATGACTATGTCAACATGTAACTCAAGACTTCAACCGAAATTTTCTAAACCGATGCACTGGCTTTTAATAAATGCACCAATAATGTAAATGAGAGCATACAATGCAAGTCCATATCCAATGTATAAGCACATAGTCCAATATATGAAAGCCAAGTGAGATGGTGTAGAATAAAGGAAACTAACCTGTAAATcgttacacacacacacacacacacactcactCAAAATTAACATACTTCAACAAGTTGGAAGTGGCAAAGTAACTCACAAGCATTGTATCTCAGCCCAGAAAAGGTAGAGAAACCAGCAAACTCCAAAGCTTTCCTGATGGGATTCAAAAGATAGGAAGGTATAGGAACATTCGCCATGATATATTTGTAGATCAAAGCTTGATGTTCTAGCTCCATCCATTGTGATGGAGTAAAAGGGCCCTTAACACCAGACAGTACCCCATACATGCTAGCGCCAGTAATTCCTGTAGAGCCATAGCCTGAAGCAAACAATTACAAAATATTGAACtttgaggaaaaaaaaaagatttcaaaattttgaaccAGACAACTTTACTTTTTTAGGAAGAGATGTACATGTTCTTTCAACAAATCTTGAACGTTGTTGGTGGGGACATTGTTACCACTCACAAAAATTATCTTTGGAAGAACAAAAGAAAGCAATAGGAACAAGAATGAAACAGTTAAAAATTGGGGATTTCACCCTGTAACACAGTTCCGCCAATCCCGCGTAGCTAAACCTTCCGACAAGAACAGCATCAGTAGTATCTACTCTTTACACCCATCAAGATACACTTACAAAATCAAAAACTTTACCCTTTATAGATTAGTTCCAGCTTTGATGCTCAGACACCTAAAAACCCCTCAAATGGAGAAACCTATGTGTACGTATTAAAAGTAAACTCTCCCAAAAGGGATGCTCATTAAAAGTGGAACAGAAAACTTTGGTGGATTACGAAGAAaagattcaaaatttttaattaaccTGATGTTTTACTAAAGGAACTTGGTGTATGTTGGAAATAAGGAAATGCGGCATTCTGTGAGTTTGAGGAAGAGAAGCTGAGCATTTGCTGGCCTTCGATGAAATTACAGTCGCTAGATATCTGCAGAGGAATTTTGAGCATTTCCTCACCACAAGAAGAAGTTTTGGCCATTTTAGACTCCCTGAAATCTTCTTCATTCAAAACCCCGTCTTGCTTTAAGAATCTAGATCCACAAAACTTATTCTTCTTAATCTCGGCTCCATTTTCTGAATCAAAGCTGCCATTTTTAGAAGCTTCAGAGTTTGAGCACTCCAAACAATCCAATCCCAGCAGACTAAAATCCATAAAGAATGAGAGCAATCAAGATTACAAGGATCTAAAATGGACAAATGGGTGGTGTGATTCGGAGACAGAAGCTTTGTTGGTTGGAGGAAAGAACATTTTATGAAGTCTGTATCTTTTGGTGCTTTGTTTGGTTACGAAGAGCTAAAAAGGGGAAATGACACACTGGGTTTGCTTAGTGAGTTTGATGTTTGTCAAAGGAAAAATTATTGGAGAGAGGAACAGCGCTACAAGGGAAGCTGTCTGTGATGTTTGTGACAAGCTATGTTATCACTTCATTCACTGTATATCACGCTGCAAAATTTGCAcaatttttcatttttcaaaGAATTTAATTGTGCCAAACATTGTCACATCACTTGAAAAAAAATCGCAACTTTATTGCATTTACTGGTCAACTTGTTTCGCTAGAGGATACTTGTCTTAGGCTAAATATATCCATGGAACCAGTCacatttattgaatttttttttttcatttttcaaatTCTTTTATATGAAATAAATGATTCGAGAGTTAATCACATTTATTACAGAGGATCGGATTTTTTTCGAATTGATTGAATGTTATATCTTTATAATGTATGGAATGAGGAAATTGGAGGGTGTGTAAATCTTAATTGTTACAAAACTTcctatgaaaaattaataagtTAATATGTccttgaatttttaaatattttgttcaTAACTCCCTGCAATCAATGTTGTGAATTCACGCGTGATAAAAGCAATTGTttattatatttgattttttttgcacATCATTTGACTAATTTACCTTTCATCTTGAGGCTaaaatattcttttttttttccctctcTTATTTTGCATATAATAAACATTgaatttttcattaaaatatatAGCTTTCCATAATTAATTCCTAGATACTagcatattatttatttattatatatatatatataaataaacaaataatatatattaataaatataatatatatttatacacgatgataacttttaattttttggtcagaaaaaaatattttattgtattttttaaaaataaattgtatCTCTATTTTTAATTGAAGTACATTATAATAACTGTTTTGCAAactgtattttattattttgaaaaaatattgatCTTTAGATTCACAATAATGATTTTGCAGGAAACAAAATTTTTCCAAAGACAAGTAGATTGCACAAgtgagttaaatttaattagtaaAATCAAACTAGATTACGCGAGTaagttaatttaaaaatttttccatTCAAAAAATATTAGCATAATAAATTATAgataaaaatgaaaacaaaagagAAATTGCTGCAAGAAGAAGCCCGAtccatatttatatttttaaaactaaaaataaaaataaaattagaatAAGGAAAGTAATAAATAATATAGTTGGTTCATacgtattatttttaataaataatatattaaatttaaataataaaatattaaataatataaatttcatTTATTATAAAGAATtagaatatattattattttaataatattgaaAGTACAAAATGTTTAGtaaattttgttttaatatAATACTAACacaatttatttcatttaagatggtgattttttttttaatggagacaaaattataatataactCACTTGTGTActctattttaaaattatagacGGTTGTAGGAAaataatcaaaacaaaaaaattctgttacaatatttttaatataatttgtttTCACTTTTATCTATAATTTATTATGCTATTTTTTTTGaatggaaatttttttaaattaacttACTCGTGTTATCTAATTTGATTttactaattaaatttaactcacTAGTGCAATC comes from Henckelia pumila isolate YLH828 chromosome 4, ASM3356847v2, whole genome shotgun sequence and encodes:
- the LOC140865729 gene encoding growth-regulating factor 7-like isoform X2, translating into MDFSLLGLDCLECSNSEASKNGSFDSENGAEIKKNKFCGSRFLKQDGVLNEEDFRESKMAKTSSCGEEMLKIPLQISSDCNFIEGQQMLSFSSSNSQNAAFPYFQHTPSSFSKTSGYGSTGITGASMYGVLSGVKGPFTPSQWMELEHQALIYKYIMANVPIPSYLLNPIRKALEFAGFSTFSGLRYNALGWGAFHLGFPNTDPEPGRCRRTDGKKWRCSRDAVTDQKYCERHMNRGRHRSRKPVEGQSGHSASGITKTNAKPTPITSSASASVVPAGGVSNNLGLSHRQLNNQQVDVSNANRSSTGVTCRNYSDADVNNDKDDPQHSLRQFMDEWPKNKLSEQRSAVPWLEPDPQPDRTQLSISIPVDTSTFLPRSSPTTNKLETSLLTLSREHQAVEGSSGVGLMPGEKHQRETNWIPISWEPSIAGPLGEVLHNTNNISIECKNNKALNLMEGWDNSSHLASSPTGVLQRGAFGSLSNSSAGSSPQAETNKSLDVVSLRDGLIVPGVTNPRKL
- the LOC140865729 gene encoding growth-regulating factor 7-like isoform X1, whose translation is MDFSLLGLDCLECSNSEASKNGSFDSENGAEIKKNKFCGSRFLKQDGVLNEEDFRESKMAKTSSCGEEMLKIPLQISSDCNFIEGQQMLSFSSSNSQNAAFPYFQHTPSSFSKTSGYGSTGITGASMYGVLSGVKGPFTPSQWMELEHQALIYKYIMANVPIPSYLLNPIRKALEFAGFSTFSGLRYNALGWGAFHLGFPNTDPEPGRCRRTDGKKWRCSRDAVTDQKYCERHMNRGRHRSRKPVEGQSGHSASGITKTNAKPTPITSSASASVVPAGGVSNNLGLSHRQLNNQQVDVSNANSLPNMDNVGGVYQHMAILSKASSGKNLQENHCSISKKQSAYDDEYCHREFGLVSSDSLINPLNRSSTGVTCRNYSDADVNNDKDDPQHSLRQFMDEWPKNKLSEQRSAVPWLEPDPQPDRTQLSISIPVDTSTFLPRSSPTTNKLETSLLTLSREHQAVEGSSGVGLMPGEKHQRETNWIPISWEPSIAGPLGEVLHNTNNISIECKNNKALNLMEGWDNSSHLASSPTGVLQRGAFGSLSNSSAGSSPQAETNKSLDVVSLRDGLIVPGVTNPRKL